aaaaataaaaaaggattaacCAAATAATTGAAAAGATATTCATCAGATTAATCAGAATTGAAAATAACATTAGTTACAGCCCTACAACATCAAATCCAGTGTAAAATACTCCATTACTAGCAAAAGTCTTGCTTTgaaattactattattactcaAGTAAAGGTATGTTAGTAATTTAAGTATCAAGTAAAGGTAgttgacaataaaagaaaaagcccACTGAGAGGGTTAACCTTTCAATATATTATGTCAttggattattattactgatgcattaatgtgttagTAGCTTGTAGCTTGAACCATTTTTCATGCAGTTGGTTGGAGAGTTTAATTTATAGCAGTTATGGATGCCAACAATGGATCTCATTATTGTTAAATCTGCAGAGAAACAGTGGAAAAGGGCCAAAGGCGATCAAAAGATATTTTGTTGTGCAAAAGTTTGGAATTTTATTCCTACTTCTTTGCCAATCCTTTAATCAACCTATTGTATTGGTTCTGATGATAAGATACGCATCCGATTTTGTAGgtaaaatgtttctcttttttctgtaaattaactaaaactgtCAAATAATTGTAGATGGATTAAAAAGTACAAGGTTTGCCTCTGATATACAGTGAGGTAAAGTGGATAAAACACTAATAGACGGTCATCTAAAAGCCATAATTACTCTGCGAGTGATCAAACAACACTTTAATCAACGGACACCAAATAACCTTCACTTAAAAATCACAAACACTAACTGGAAAATTTCCTATGCAGCTCACCCTCCTCCCCAGGCAGTATAGCTATCTGCATTACGGCACAGTTACATAACTTAACGGGTTAGTGGACCCCATCTACAACAGCTGGACCGATCATTGGATTAGACGAGCATGATGTCATTTGTGATTTATCTGAATTTATATAATTCTGCCGTGCCGAGTCACCATTATAACCTTGACCTCATCAGCTGCTGATAATGGATATTTTTGCAAATTGCATGGATTGAAATAGAGGTAATGTGTATGCACAAgtggtatttttcttttctttttatcgtGCGTTTTATAGCCTGTATGTGGGTCAGACACTGCAGCCGTTTGCAGGCAGGCGGAAGCCAAAATGCAGCAATCGTGACATACATTTTCTCCAcgtcctttcaaaataaaatgactgcAGTGAGCAGCCAAACGCAGCACACTTTGGGAGTCTGCATGCAGTCAGgataccagaaaaaaaaaaataaagagtatCAGCTCTTGCTGGTGTGAATGcaacttttttccccctctctacATAACTTGACATTAATCCCTTTTGTATAGGCGATGATAACAGTCAGTTGGAGCTTTCCATTGAGAGAAAAGGATGAAGAGGAGGTAGTGGTGGGAGggcttcctctcctcctcctctgcggTGTGCTATCTCGTCATCCTCCACCTCCAGGCAGATATGGCTGCAGCGGAATCCCGTGATGTCACGCAGTTGCCGTGGTTACGTGGTGACGGAAATAAATGGGcgtcacattaaaaaaaaaaaaaaggtaccaCGTGccccatatatatataaactggCTGGCTCGCGCAGTGCGAGCAGCTGCAATTCAGAGCAGAGCGCGGCCGGTTGagctcttccttttttttaacggtTTTAACACGCCGATAACTGACGTTTTCAGGATCGTACGGGAACAatccttgttgttttttccttcgTGTTTTCTATTGGATTTTTGTCTATTGATAAACATGGCGGTGACTGAAGCTGGATGTGATCTAACTTACTGCAAAATGAGGGGGATTGTCACCGTTCTCACCGGTGAGCGACAAAAGCATTTCATCTCTCACAACTTCTATTCATCAGTGAAGCTGCTGATGCTGATCAGTGGAGCGAACTGAGCGTTTTCATTGATCTATTGATCAGTATGCCAAACGGCTGTGAAGAGATGACTTTAACCTCAGTGCAAAGTGCTTTTTGTTCTAATTATTTTAGAGACATTTAAAATAGGTCTATAGATCAAGCATTAATATGAGATCTGCTTTAATATCTCAAAACGGGCTATTTGCGTTTTAATAAGAATTTAGGATGGGAAATGCTTTGTTGGCTCACATAAAGAGTGACCCAATGGTTGCATAATCTATAAACCCGCAGCTTTAGCGGTCCATGCACAGCAGACGAACCCACCCTTCACTGTAACAGGATATTTGGAACAGCGGATTACAGCGCCAACAACTGATATTTCTCCTctaatggaaaacaaacatatttgcataatgtgtggTCAATGATACTCAAACATAATTGACATTATatgaataatataataatttattttctctctctctctctctctctctctgggcaGCTTTcatcaaagagagaaaaatggggTTGAATGACTTCATCCAGAAGCTGGTTTCTACCCCACATATCTGCCAACAGTGagtgtttatataaaaaaatagatattccAGGTTAAAGACGTTTAGATTTGAATGGAAAACTGGCCGTAGGTGTGCCATGGTCAATCCAATCAGCCACCTGAGTTTGGCAGGACATTCTGTGAGAAAACATAATCTGGGTCCAAGAAGCCAGGTGCAAGAATAGTCCTTTCATGACGAGCATGAGCCTGTTAACAACCTCCTTTCCAATACCCAATGACCTTTGCAGCAAATCCCTTACGTAGGCTACCTTAGACACGGATAAACCGGTAATTCGGTTATTTGATACATGGCTCATCCGATCACATCCTGAACTTCCAGGTCGGAACCTGGTGCTGTGGAAAAATACAACAGTGTTTCAGAAGGAGAGGTTGTGTGATGTGGACCGCAGAGTCCTGCAGAGCCACCTGAACCCTCTTGTCACGGGTCAGCAGCCTAAGCTTTTTCTCAGACAGGATAGGCCGTGATATAGTACTGGGTGATGACTCGTCCTTAACTTGACTTGTCTGGATGTTTCAGTCATTCACACCCCAGCACAGAGCGTTCATTCAGCTTTTCAGTCACACAAACTACTTGAGATCCGGTGATTTCCCCGtgcaacaaacttaaaatgcaGTCAGTCGTTGAattactaaatataaaaaactgtCAAAGTGTTAAACTGTagttattaaaaatgttgtgaCCCTGCTTCTCTTCTTCCAGTGTTGAAGTAAACAACTTCCTGACGATTGATGAGAATCAAAACGAGGATGTTGATGCGCTTCCAGAACATCCGGTAAGCAGAAAGTGTTCACTGACTATATGACTCATTTCTTTCCAAAATATGCCAATGTATTTATGCATTTCCCCATTCCATATCTTTCAGCTGTACCTAAATTCACGAAGTTCACTGGCTGAGGACACTCAGTAAGTAGCcttataaaatattttgtaaatgtaaacaatttttttttaaatatgtagcCCTCAACATGTGTCAACAGAAATCCTAATTACCTGGTTGCTTCTCTACATTAGGATCAAACCATGTGATTTTGACTACCTCAGAATCATCGGCAAAGGCAGCTTTGGAAAGGTGAGTCCGTCTAACTTTACTTTCACTTAACCAACTTAACTGTTATCTGCTCACGTCCGTCACCGCTGGAACACCTCCGCTGATGCAGATGTTTGCTCTGTTACAGGTTCTGCTGGCTCGACACAAGGAGTCCGCCAAATATTACGCTGTCAAGGTGCTACAGAAGAAAATCATCATGAAGAAAAAAGAGGTATGTTTGCATATCCTATCACAACGAACTACAAGTAAAACCGCAGAGATCAAGGTTAATTATTGAGCCTCAAACCACAATTCTTCTGTTTCACCATGTGTAATGTCATTGTGATAAATACAGAATTATATTAACTTCTATATTTGCCTTCCAGCAAAAGCATATCATGGCTGAGCGCAGTGTGCTGATGAAGAACATCAAGCATCCCTTCCTGGTGGGGCTGCACTACTCCTTCCAGACTACTGACAAGCTGTACTTTGTACTCGACTATGTTAACGGCGGAGAGGTAATTAAAAATCTCACACCAAGAAATCGGGTCAGAATATCCAAGTATTGTTTTCAAGTTGGTGTTGACATGTGCctgttgtctctgcagctgttCTATCATCTCCAGAGAGAGAGGGTCTTCCTGGAGCCCAGAGCCAGGTTCTATGCTGCTGAAATTGCAAGTGCACTTGGCTACCTCCACTCCCTGCACATTGTGTACAGGTAATGAGCGATCCTACAGCATCCCCTAGTGGACAACTGTAAACATGACCTGTGCTGAGCTGAACTGGAGGGCGTTAATGGAGTTACTTTGAAGTTATTTAAAGCTTCTATAATCCTTTACAGGGACCTGAAGCCTGAAAACATCCTGTTAGACTCACAGGGTCATATTGTCCTCACAGACTTTGGCCTCTGCAAAGAAGGCCTTGAGGCCGATGGAACAACATCCACCTTCTGTGGGACACCAGAGGTACAAAATAAATCTCTAGACTTTCACACATCCTTATCATTTATATAGAGACTTTACCAAGGACAAATTGTCGGGAAAATGGGTTTACTCTTTCTTGTTGCTTTCCTCTCAGTACTTGGCCCCTGAGGTTCTCCAGAAGCAGGCGTACGACCGCACAGTTGACTGGTGGTGTCTGGGATCAGTGCTCTACGAGATGCTCTATGGACTTGTAAGTAAAATCTGCCTCTTAGTGCAACTCGTCTGCTTGTTTATGTATAGGAAAAAAATAACTCATTTGTTGTTTCACATGTTTGCTTTATAGCCCCCGTTCTACAGCCGCAACACAGCTGAGATGTACAACAACATCCTGCACAATGCTCCTGTGCTCAAGCCCAATGTATCAAACGCAGGCAGGGAACTGCTTGAGGGGCTCTTGCAGAAGGACCGCACCAAGAGGCTGGGAGTCAAGGACGACTTTGTAAGTTCACACAGCCTGAACCTAAAGAGCACATCACACGAAAACCCATTAAGAGATCCGTGAAGCCTGTTGTGAAGCTGCCACGCTGTTCATTCTGaacttcttttttcctccagcTTGAACTCAAGTTCCATTCCTTCTTCTCTCCAATCAACTGGGAGGACCTGATGGCCAAGAAGATCACACCTCCATTCGCCCCCTCAGTGGTAAGTTCAAACTAACTAACAAACCAACTAAGGCTgcaactgatgttttttttcccctatctATTCGTTTTTGTCTGtataatgtcagaaaattgttaaaaaacgGCTACAGTTTCCCGTCCCGTTGAGTGACATCTTCAACTTGTCATTGAGAACCAACtgtccaaaaaacaaatattcaatttaTAATCATATAGTGCTGCAAGTCCAAATTATTTTggttcatttaatattttacaccATTATTTGATTACATTAGTTTCCCAAAGCCCATTGcaatgtcttcaaatgtcttgccgcgtctgaccaacagtccaacaTAACATGTAGAATCATAGGAGACAAagaaaaccagaaaatattcacatttcagaagctgaactaaatagttgctgattaattGACTAACTGTTTCACTGGAACCAGCGAATGTTTGGTAGATTTGCATGATCAACAGCCTAAACAATCAACCAATTACCGAAATACAGTAGTACAATGCACGAAACTAGtgtcttgacatttttttccccttagtTTATAATGTATGTCCTTCCGGCTTGGTTTCACAGAGCGGTCCCACAGACCTCCGACACTTTGACCCCGAGTTTACCCACCTGccagtgtcctcctctctgtGCAACGACACCCTGGCTGTGACCAGCAGCATCAAGGAAGCAGCCGGGGCTTTTCCAGGTTTCTCTTATGGCCCTCCGGAAGACCACCTCTTCATGTGAACTCCAACATCTCTGCCCTTCTGTCCCGGGAACTaacaagagacacaaaatacaagCTCTCAAGAGAGTCTTATCTTGACAGAGGGACCACACTGGAGCAGGCTGTTTTGGGGGGACGTTAGGGGAGGACCTTGAAGGATCTTGTACATTAAAAGTGTACGGATGGGGACTCTCATGTTACAAGACCATTGGCCCTACTGTTCTGCCTCAACCGCCCAACACTATAAAACGTGTGTGCCAAGTATGGATGCACTCTGGGGTCATGAATCATCGCGGTCACGGCTACCGGTGAAGTGACATGAAGAGAAGTGCCTGAGGCTGGGAAGGAAGTTTGGACGGCAGCAGCGTTGGCAAGAGCCAACTTTATCAAAAACCACAGAAACATCTCATCTGTTTGGGCTTTTGGCCAGGGCGCTAGACGTTAAGGTTGATGCCTTCATTTAATGTCTACATTTGTTcgaactgtttttgtttcaaagttCATCATGCattgttattttcatgtgaatGCTCAATTGCACTTGCGGAAACAAGGGTcaagaaaagtaaaagattcTGCTTTAAAGTATCAGCAACTTGGATTAGATTAATAGCTAgaataataatgtttatttcatatCTCTTCTGTGAAAGAATGGCATtcaatgtgtaatgtgttacaCTTATAGTGATACTTGGACCAAACAGTTTACTATGGTATCCTTtaacacaatctttttttgaCCTACTTGTCCTCAAAAACTGAAGATCAAAGTTTGACTTTACTGTgtagaagaaaaacattatatatattcTATTGCATAACCAAAAGGTTTTCCATGTTttaacaacacacattaattctTTACTTAAAGAAAAGTTTGTCATATAATGTCAATTAGTTATTATAAATTAGTAACATTTCCTGTATGACACTATATTCTATTTTTGGTTTTCCAACTCCTTCATTTGCAACCAGTGACTGTGTTAATCTATATCTCCTGTTTATGAAAGTCTACTCTTATTGATCAGGAGAGCGCTGTATGGAGTTCAACCAGCAATAACAGGCCCACATCAATGATAGCACACACTGTATATCAATCTTCTGTCAAATTTAAGTAAAGGCTTTTTTATTGCAAACACTCCAGACGAACTATAGAATCTGTggttataaatgtttttgtatttatgcgTCATGAAGAGAAGAAGTGTGAATGTCTTGTGCCGGTCCAAGGCGGCCTGATCCATATTAAGTGTATGTACATATCTCTTTTCCCCAAACCTCTGGGTCCatttatagatatttttaaaGTGCATCATTAACTTGAAGAAAAAACCACTAGATGGAGCAGGCGCCGGCTTCTCACAGTGTGTAGTCACTGTCCTACTGCCTAGTACGGTTCTGGAGTGCAATAAAGTCTAGTTAAGTCCAAAAGAATAATTCTGATTTGATCTCTTTAGCAGAAGTATACCTTGTAATTCATGAAGTGATATTCATTAAGTTATTAAGAGAGGATCTCCACTCAAACAGATATTGTTCATTGAGTCTCCGCATTTTAGCCGTTTGAGAGAGTGTATTTTCAAGCgtgctgaaaaaaaagagagaaaaagtaagGCACATCGTTCTAGATCATTTCTTCCATATTTGGAAGCattacttttctgttttttattttttatgtatatttatttacatgctactgTGTAAAAGAACTTACATGATCAACTGAAATATTGAATTGTGTAATCTGTGtcagaaatggcaaataaatTCTCCAAATTCATTAGAAGtgtgctgtttttgtttgtaaggCTATTGATGCTTATTTTACACAATACTTTATTAATACGTTACATAATACAACTATCTAAGTATTTCTGTAAACCGATTATCACTTGGTCTATAGAATTACGTAAAATATGTAAGCCCATCAACAATTACTTAAACTCAATGTCACATCTTCATTAGTCTGTTTTATCCAATAGCCCAAACCCAAACGATATTcagttatttttacataaagacaaaggaaaacagcaaatcctcacaactGATAAGCTGGAACCAAAGAATAGAGCAGAAGGTatagagtagaagtataaagcaacagaaaagtagaaatactaAACCAAAGTAGTTCAAAATTACACTTAAGTACTTAGTTAGCCCACATTCCACCACATGAACTGAGctagattaaaattaaacagcttattgattaatttaactattttctacacacatacacatgttctTAAAGTTGTTGTGATATACCTGCATCCATAAGAAGTAACACACTGACGACATTCGAGGAGGATTTATctatttaaattacaaatgtttGCAGTCTTTTCTCTCACCTGTGTGTTGACGAACAGCGCCACACCTGTCGTCCCCCGTCGCGCCAAAGAAAGGACTGAAGATTATGCACATGCGCAGTGCGCACAACGGCGAAAACTTCCTGCAAAATATTGCTCCCTAACAACAGACAAAGCTTGACACTGTGGATTCAAGTGAAGACGCTTAAATAAAAGCGTTTCTCATTCACTCCTTCAATGGTAAGACTAGGGTTGATCATTTTGGTGTGTCAGGAATGTTTGTGTTGCGACCAGCTTCGCAGTTGGGTGCAACGGGAGTGAACGCTTTCACACGATGCCATTTCAATACCCACTCCAATGGCTACTGGTCCCGATTAATTTCTGGTGCGAAAAACTTTAATGTCCGAGCAAAACTAAGAAACACACAGCAAGCTTAGTTATTTAACTAATTTTAACCCTCGATAAATTAGCTAGTATGCATGCAAAATTGACAGCAGATGacacagttatttttattagaATTGATGATAAAGCGCGTAAATATAGCGACGGTCTGCTAACGTTGGGGAGCTGCACGATGGCGTCTAAATGCTGGGTTGCAAACGCTTAATTAGTGCCTGCCGTAGATGCTTACAGTATCAGTGTTATATTGCGTGTATCCAGCTTCATATGTTGACTGTGCagattatgtttaaataaagataaaCGAGCTGATATGTTACAGGAATTAGTCTGATGTCAGATTTCACCTTCACAGCAAACTGTCCCCGGCTGGGTTATTTGCTGAATTCAGCTACGTAACGGTTGTCGGCTAACGTTTGCCGGGTACATGGATAGGAGCTTTACCTTGAGTTGATGCTGTGCTGTGCCAGGATTTCTACCAAACTGTGTTACAGAGGTGGTATTATTATAGCAAACCAGATGGCACAGAGGGGTCGCAAGTATTTGTCTGCATCAGAGATGCATTTTTAATCTGCAAATAAGAAGTAAATTAAATCTCACAAGAAGGCTATTGGAACCAAACTACCATAAAAGGAGGCATCCTTTTAGATGTATATGTGACTAAAGTACACAAGTTATATGAAGCCCTTCTGATAATGTTGTATAGGTCCAATATTTTCCCAATAATTTCATAGAGTGGGACAAATGTGACTATAAATTCACAAGAAGATTTCTGGTCAGTTGGTACCTTTTAAGTATTAATAATTCAGATCAACTGTAAATGCTGAAGTGTAAGATTTCTTTGCAGGCAAGCAACCAATTCAACATTGAGTACTTATAGTCATTAAGCTTTGAACAGTTCTCATTACAAAGGTTTCAAAATACTGTCAATGTTCCAATATAATCATTAACAAATTACATATCTcaagttttttgggggaaaatatCAGGAAATTACACAAACCGTCAACTATGTTTCTGActtattttgtcaaataaatgactATCCATTCCCAGACAAGTCCAGCACAACAGTAGATGTTTAGTTAAGCTAGGGTCTCCCCTACTGTTGTAAGGCTACATGTGCAGCACTCAAGCCATTTGGGGCACCACCTAAGCCGAATGAATGCAAAACTTACTTTTCAGATTGAAGTTGGTCCccagtttttaagttttatttattatctgctctggcgttttcaacattttagacacagatataataataataattatggtccaaaatattgtcaaattacaattatttaaattgaaaaatgttctTAAAGGAAGGAAACCTAAACCCCTGCCAAATATGTGCATGTAAGTCTTCCACAGACCTAGGAAAACCACTGGTTAAGCGCCCAAAGCCACTGCTCAACGGTTTTTCCCTGGTCTGTGGTGTCCCCTAAACCTGATACTCCCCTCTCTGGGAAAAGACAGCAATCACTTGAAGCAGAGTAGGATCCTGTATCGGGCGACGTTGTTCCTCGGGTAGCGCTATTCAACCCCAGTGTTGTTGTAATGCTGGCAGATCTTTACCGTTGGCAACAGCCTAAGGGACGGTGGCCAAGGAAAAATAAACCGCAGGGTCCGGGAGTCTCTGATTTGATAAAGTGGCaaagatttttattaaaattaaattcaagCATAATATGTCTTGGGGCCCCTTCAGTTGAGAAAATGTAGAaattctttttgacattttgagatcTTACAGCTATTTGGAGTTATGTGGGCTGTGTTTGAATATCTAAAATATAACTATGTGGGTTAACTTATCATCGGTTCATCATCCAGTGGCCTTATTTCCCTTTGAGTGTACTGTTTTGATTTCACGTACATAGGCCTATATTTTGCATAAGCTGACATGCTTCAGAGGCCCAGTCAATTCAGGTAGCATAGCACACTTTTGATTCAGAGCGTGCATCATTAACAACTAACCGCCTGACACTTTTATGGGTTTTTTAATTacctattttctttctttctgtgtctaCATTATGTTGGTTAGATAAATGTTCCATCTCTCCAGCCGCAGGGGAAAGGCCAGTTGAGCGATCAGGGGACAAAACGAGGTTAGATCTTATCACCTCGGAGCATCTATTGATACGACAGCTTGCACCTGAGCAGCTAATGCTTCTAGAGAATATGTTTTCATTGAATTAAGGTTAGGTCACATGTAAAGTGGCACGCTTCCTTAATCCCACAGTAAACACAGGCGTGGTGGGGTCAGTGCCACACGCGCCTCACCTGCAGGTCTGATGCGGGAGATTAGTTATTTCTTCCCAGTGCCCCACATCCCCCATGGCACCACCTCCCTGCTGATTACCCCTGAGATAGTGGTGGGGGCGAGGGATGCATCGATGAGTGCTTATGGGACAAGGGGAGGGGGCAGTCACGCATCGGAACACTACATAAGGCATAACCCCCCATTTattctgtgcctgtgtgtttttggctcCTGTGGTGGTGTGAAGCAGGGTCCGGACCCACTTTCCAGGTGCAGAGAGTAGGCTGTGCGTGCAGACATGTCGGGTCGCTCCGTTGCAGAGATGGATGACTTGCAGGAGCTGCCGGTGAGTGTCAACACGAGCATGAGGGGAAGTGTTTGCATCAATAACTGCAATTACAAATTAGTTTTAAGATGAAACTATCTGACTCTCTTTTGCACACCCTTATAAATTGATTAATTACCCTTGTGATCTTTAAATGCTAGACAGCCAAATTCAACACTTTTAAAACCTTTCTATTGGCTCTTGTAATTAGTCAAAGgcatatttcactttttttatactATACGTTATAGATTAAAAcgctttaaattaaaaattcatagtttACTAATTGCTTTTACTCTGTAAATTGAACAATATATCAGCTGTAGATCTGTAGCTGCAGTATTTGTGCAAACACTTAAGATCCATTTCACAGCGTAGTTTATTATCAGTACTGTCAGGATTCACGAGACTGTGGTGATGTACTGATGTCGAgtattattccttttttaactGCCTTCTTCAGTGTGTGTAGTGAACTTgtctgtatgttgtcatctggaccaatgttttgcacatttgtttaaattaaataaaaaattaagtatTATTCCTTTTTAGTACTACAGAGCAAATATGCTCTAAGCATCATGAGGTACTCCATAAAAGAATACTTGTTGCACCTCTGAAGGACCTGTGTTGGACAGCCgtatttgagtgttttttgtatcCACTTTAAGTTTTTATGATGGGGGCTTGATTGTATTTTGATCTGACATGATTGGTAATATTGAGGGACCGAAAAGATGCACATCACAGTCTTGAAGCAGCAGAGAAAATAGAATTATGGTAATAACCTTTTCTTTGAAatcctttttgtgtgtttgcagacaAAGAAGGCCAAGCTTGAGATGGACAGTGGTCTGGAGAAGGAGCCGAGGTGGGTCTTCACTGATTTTAGATCTGTTTCTGATCTCTCCATGGCTGCTTACAAACTGGGATGGAAAACCCTGTAGAACAAATGTTAAGTTTTAAATAGACTGGAATTTTTCAactgtcttatttttttgtgtaagaTTGCTTTTGCCAGATTTACCTTTTTGTTATATGGTTGTTGGCTGACAGAAGAAACTGTAATGGATTCTTAATGCTCTTCCAGTGATTTAGGTGACGATCAGAGTCCATCTACTGTGTTGGGATCTTCCGAGCAGGAAAGCTGCTACTCTGCCCTGTCCACAGCCCAACTTGATCCAGGTAAGTAGACAATATGACCACACTCGCTGCAATGTCCCTAGAAGAGAATGACAACAGGTTTTATTGCAGGTGATCAGGAGCATTCGGACGCAGACAGAGGGGCAGCACCTCGAGCATGCGGGGACTCCATGAACTCCTATGCACA
The genomic region above belongs to Etheostoma cragini isolate CJK2018 chromosome 14, CSU_Ecrag_1.0, whole genome shotgun sequence and contains:
- the si:ch211-195b13.1 gene encoding STKc_SGK domain-containing protein isoform X2, with product MKSGKKSFIAFIKERKMGLNDFIQKLVSTPHICQHVEVNNFLTIDENQNEDVDALPEHPLYLNSRSSLAEDTQIKPCDFDYLRIIGKGSFGKVLLARHKESAKYYAVKVLQKKIIMKKKEQKHIMAERSVLMKNIKHPFLVGLHYSFQTTDKLYFVLDYVNGGELFYHLQRERVFLEPRARFYAAEIASALGYLHSLHIVYRDLKPENILLDSQGHIVLTDFGLCKEGLEADGTTSTFCGTPEYLAPEVLQKQAYDRTVDWWCLGSVLYEMLYGLPPFYSRNTAEMYNNILHNAPVLKPNVSNAGRELLEGLLQKDRTKRLGVKDDFLELKFHSFFSPINWEDLMAKKITPPFAPSVSGPTDLRHFDPEFTHLPVSSSLCNDTLAVTSSIKEAAGAFPGFSYGPPEDHLFM
- the si:ch211-195b13.1 gene encoding STKc_SGK domain-containing protein isoform X1; its protein translation is MAVTEAGCDLTYCKMRGIVTVLTAFIKERKMGLNDFIQKLVSTPHICQHVEVNNFLTIDENQNEDVDALPEHPLYLNSRSSLAEDTQIKPCDFDYLRIIGKGSFGKVLLARHKESAKYYAVKVLQKKIIMKKKEQKHIMAERSVLMKNIKHPFLVGLHYSFQTTDKLYFVLDYVNGGELFYHLQRERVFLEPRARFYAAEIASALGYLHSLHIVYRDLKPENILLDSQGHIVLTDFGLCKEGLEADGTTSTFCGTPEYLAPEVLQKQAYDRTVDWWCLGSVLYEMLYGLPPFYSRNTAEMYNNILHNAPVLKPNVSNAGRELLEGLLQKDRTKRLGVKDDFLELKFHSFFSPINWEDLMAKKITPPFAPSVSGPTDLRHFDPEFTHLPVSSSLCNDTLAVTSSIKEAAGAFPGFSYGPPEDHLFM